From the genome of Miscanthus floridulus cultivar M001 chromosome 10, ASM1932011v1, whole genome shotgun sequence, one region includes:
- the LOC136489070 gene encoding receptor-like protein 43, which translates to MGVTKQGELKDEVEDAVKRLASDVDLFDKVPTYQHIMLAAKDKAFSFGLIGRYIDAGERRRSFPAKMNSFRRSQIFISASFLSLRVNFVMEVTISTLKFQELSFLGEVKTPALGNKLVGTAILPVADLAAAGDDAGLRNVSYQVSAPDGKPNGTLSFAYAISGGPSDSSQLATRSHRTSIGYKVKQQVVVYSPAAASQSQALQLSPAAPGRHGTGACIPRERDVLLAFKRGISGDPAGRLASWHEGDEDCCRWSGVRCSNWTGHVIGLRLGNDMYTDDPRLHPEDTALSGQISPSLLSLHHLESLDLSLNNLSGPAGGGVPEFLGLLKNLRYLDLYGMPLSGSVPPQLGNLSKLHYLDLSGTDEFTFFPDLYSTDISWLSSLPLRYLDMGSVNLSGIVGWAHVVNMVPSLKVLRLDGCSLTSANQSLPHLNLTGLAKLTLSDNYLDHPVASCWFWNLTSLGYLDLAATSLYGPVPDALGCMMSLQALEFSRCTSGSIDIMTANMTNLCELERIDFSGSDFDGSITDLFERLPQCSSNKLKELNLGFNNFSGVLPNHLGRWARLVTLDLSNNQITGQLPSEIENMTSLVTLSLDSNQLTGQIPRLPPNLHALDISRNYLSGPLPSNFGAPKLSDLSLFSNHISGHIPHSICELNLYNQLNLGDNHLEGEFPQCSEPRMTPTLILSNNMLSGKLDTILETYPELQILDLAWNKFTGNIPETITNLGGLIYLDLAGNNLSGALPHHLSNFMGMKATRHTSLQPANSVFLSQQTSTSVSYPAKIQPANRPINLSVTTKGQERYYFDYVLYEMVNIDMSSNHLTGVIPEEITSLDGVVNLNLSRNNLTGKFSERIGVMKSLESLDLSENKLCGEIPQSLSNLSYLSFMDLSHNNLTGRIPSGGQLDTLYTQNPLMYDGNIGLCGYPLQKNCTTNNREPKHGEQKGDGHDDEVLTFSFGLGIGYVVGLWMVFCVILFNKTWRIAYFRLFDKVFDKVYVSVVVTWARWAK; encoded by the exons ATGGGTGTGACAAAGCAGGGGGAGctgaaagatgaggtggaggacgcggtgAAGAGGCTGGCCAGCGATGTCGATCTGTTCGACAAG GTTCCCAcctaccagcacataatgcttgctgcgAAAGATAAGGCATTCAGTTTCGGTCTTATCGGCAGGTACATcgatgctggtgag CGAAGACGAAGTTTCCCAGCAAAGATGAACTCTTTTCGTCGAAGTCAAATTTTCATCTCCGCCTCGTTTCTTTCCCTGCGAGTAAACTTTGTTATGGAAGTCACAATTTCAACTCTGAAGTTCCAGGAGCTAAGTTTTCTTGGCGAAGTTAAAACCCCAGCACTCGGCAACAAGCTCGTCGGCACGGCTATCTTGCCCGTAGCTGACCTGGCGGCGGCAGGAGACGACGCGGGGCTGCGGAACGTCAGCTACCAGGTGAGCGCCCCCGACGGCAAGCCGAACGGCACGCTCAGCTTCGCATACGCCATCAGCGGCGGCCCCAGTGATTCTTCTCAGCTTGCAACACGTTCTCACCGTACCAGCATCGGTTATAAAGTGAAACAACAAGTAGTCGTGTACTCAC CCGCGGCCGCCTCGCAGTCGCAGGCACTGCAGCTGTCGCCAGCTGCTCCCGGTCGCCATGGCACTGGCGCCTGCATACCCCGCGAGAGGGACGTCCTGCTGGCCTTCAAGCGAGGCATCTCCGGCGACCCAGCGGGGCGCCTTGCCTCGTGGCACGAAGGTGACGAAGACTGCTGCCGGTGGAGCGGCGTCCGGTGCAGCAACTGGACCGGCCATGTCATCGGCCTCCGTCTTGGCAATGACATGTACACTGATGATCCACGGCTTCATCCCGAGGACACGGCTTTGTCGGGCCAGATAAGTCCCTCCTTGCTCTCCTTGCATCATCTCGAGAGCCTTGATCTCAGCTTGAACAACCTTTCGGGGCCGGCTGGCGGCGGTGTGCCGGAGTTCTTAGGCCTTCTGAAGAACCTGAGGTATCTCGACCTCTATGGCATGCCGCTGTCAGGGAGCGTGCCACCTCAGCTCGGCAACCTCTCCAAGCTGCACTACCTTGACCTCTCTGGCACTGATGAATTCACGTTTTTCCCAGACCTATACTCCACTGATATCTCATGGTTATCAAGCCTGCCTCTACGGTACCTTGACATGGGCTCTGTAAACCTCAGCGGGATAGTTGGTTGGGCTCATGTGGTGAACATGGTTCCTTCTTTGAAGGTCCTCCGTCTTGATGGTTGCTCGCTTACGAGCGCAAACCAATCTCTCCCACATCTAAATCTTACCGGCCTTGCGAAGCTCACGCTCTCTGACAACTACCTTGACCACCCAGTTGCATCCTGTTGGTTTTGGAATTTGACAAGCCTAGGATATCTCGACCTTGCTGCAACCTCCTTATATGGTCCAGTTCCTGATGCACTGGGGTGTATGATGTCCCTCCAAGCCCTTGAGTTTAGCCGTTGTACTTCTGGAAGCATAGACATCATGACAGCAAACATGACAAATCTGTGCGAACTGGAAAGAATAGACTTCTCGGGAAGTGATTTTGATGGCAGCATAACAGATTTATTTGAGAGGTTACCGCAATGTTCGTcaaacaaactcaaggaactgaATTTGGGATTCAATAATTTCAGTGGAGTGCTACCGAATCATTTAGGGCGGTGGGCCAGATTAGTCACTCTTGATCTCTCTAATAACCAAATCACTGGACAGCTGCCGTCTGAG ATTGAGAACATGACATCATTAGTTACACTCTCTTTGGATTCAAACCAACTAACTGGCCAAATACCTCGGTTGCCACCAAATCTGCATGCATTAGACATCTCCAGGAACTATTTGTCAGGGCCACTACCATCGAATTTTGGAGCCCCGAAGCTATCAGACCTAAGCCTGTTCTCCAACCATATTAGTGGTCATATTCCACATTCCATTTGTGAATTGAACTTGTATAACCAGCTGAACTTAGGTGATAATCATTTGGAAGGAGAATTCCCACAATGTTCTGAGCCAAGAATGACCCCAACACTAATACTAAGTAACAATATGCTATCCGGTAAGTTGGATACGATTTTAGAAACATACCCGGAACTGCAAATTCTTGATCTGGCATGGAATAAGTTCACCGGAAACATTCCAGAAACGATTACAAATCTTGGAGGTCTAATTTATCTAGATTTGGCAGGCAACAATTTATCAGGTGCCTTACCCCATCATTTGTCAAATTTCATGGGAATGAAAGCAACACGTCATACTTCTCTAcagccagccaatagtgttttcctctcacaacaaaccagcaccagcgtGTCTTATCCGGCCAAaatccaaccagcgaacaggccgattaaTTTGTCTGTGACCACAAAAGGACAAGAACGTTATTACTTCGATTATGTGCTTTATGAGATGGTGAACATTGACATGTCATCAAACCACTTGACCGGAGTAATTCCAGAAGAAATAACCTCACTAGATGGagttgtaaatttgaatttatCAAGGAATAATCTGACTGGAAAATTTTCAGAAAGGATTGGGGTCATGAAATCACTGGAATCTCTCGACCTCTCTGAAAACAAGCTTTGTGGAGAAATCCCACAAAGTCTGTCAAATCTATCATATTTAAGCTTCATGGACTTATCACACAACAATCTCACAGGAAGAATCCCATCAGGGGGGCAGCTCGACACCCTCTACACGCAGAATCCACTTATGTATGATGGAAACATTGGTCTTTGTGGATATCCTCTTCAGAAGAATTGCACAACAAACAACCGAGAACCAAAGCATGGTGAGCAAAAGGGAGATGGACATGATGATGAGGTACTTACATTTTCCTTTGGACTTGGCATAGGATATGTGGTTGGTCTCTGGATGGTGTTCTGTGTCATCTTATTCAACAAAACATGGAGGATTGCTTACTTCCGCCTTTTCGACAAAGTATTTGACAAAGTCTATGTGTCTGTCGTTGTTACATGGGCAAGATGGGCCAAATAG
- the LOC136485144 gene encoding extensin-like: protein MLSGSGSGGWRITIRSISCRGVRAFVPFQKPPLYAAVSLGGRREKTQPDADGGESPDWDDAVFAFDLDGDGAQAQQQLVVVEFEVKAQVPILGNKLVGTASVPVTDLAAAAGDDAGLRHVSYQVSAPDGKPNGTLSFAYAISGGPGAGVRPQPQLYPAPGGARPDQNPSFRCAPPPSEAYPPPAAAANFPPQSAGYPPPASASHYPSLQGLLSPRSYPPPPPPYSQFPAPSNSSYPQPAAATTAYPPPPASCAACPAPPAEFTRYPPPLTAAATAYPPPPPASSCAACPAPPAAQYSSYPPPPSTNYPPAPPSGYPPRPASNLTPPTSTYPPPPESGSAYPVYPRSAPSPLPSGTVDRALPYYPAPPGGSYSYYPPPGTRHPEIDGAAWTPSYYPPPGSRYP from the coding sequence ATGTTGTcgggctccggctccggcggctGGCGCATCACCATCAGGTCCATCTCCTGCCGCGGCGTGAGGGCGTTTGTCCCGTTCCAGAAGCCGCCGCTCTACGCCGCGGTGTCCCTCGGCGGCCGCCGGGAGAAGACGCAGCCGGACGCCGACGGCGGCGAGAGCCCGGACTGGGACGACGCGGTGTTCGCGTTCGACCTCGACGGGGATGGTGCGCAGGCGCAGCAGCAGCTGGTGGTGGTGGAGTTCGAGGTCAAGGCGCAGGTGCCGATCCTCGGCAACAAGCTCGTCGGCACGGCTAGCGTGCCCGTGACCGacctggcggcggcggccggagaCGACGCGGGGCTGCGCCACGTCAGCTACCAGGTGAGCGCCCCCGACGGCAAGCCGAACGGCACGCTCAGCTTCGCATACGCCATCAGCGGCGGCCCTGGCGCCGGCGTGCGCCCGCAGCCGCAGCTCTACCCAGCGCCGGGCGGTGCGCGGCCGGATCAAAACCCGAGCTTTCGCTGCGCGCCTCCGCCAAGCGAAGCGTATCCACCACCCGCGGCGGCTGCAAACTTCCCGCCACAGAGCGCCGGGTACCCGCCGCCGGCTTCCGCTTCTCACTATCCGTCACTGCAAGGATTGTTGTCCCCACGCAGCtacccgcctccgccgccgccttatTCACAGTTTCCAGCGCCAAGCAACAGCAGCTACCCGCAGCCGGCTGCTGCTACTACAGCATACCCACCGCCACCCGCGTCATGTGCAGCCTGTCCGGCGCCTCCGGCAGAGTTCACCAGGTACCCGCCGCCGCTGACGGCGGCTGCTACGGCATacccaccaccaccgcctgcGTCGTCGTGTGCAGCCTGCCCGGCGCCTCCGGCGGCACAATACAGCAGCTACCCGCCGCCACCGTCGACCAACTAcccaccggctccgcctagcggGTACCCGCCACGACCGGCGTCCAATTTGACCCCTCCGACCAGCACATACCCGCCGCCGCCGGAGTCAGGCTCGGCCTACCCAGTTTATCCAAGATCGGCGCCTTCGCCGCTGCCGTCAGGCACAGTGGACCGTGCACTACCGTACTACCCGGCGCCTCCCGGCGGCTCGTACTCGTACTACCCTCCGCCGGGGACACGGCACCCTGAGATCGACGGCGCGGCCTGGACGCCGTCTTACTACCCACCGCCGGGGAGTCGATACCCGTAG